A region from the Triticum urartu cultivar G1812 chromosome 1, Tu2.1, whole genome shotgun sequence genome encodes:
- the LOC125532473 gene encoding casein kinase 1-like protein 2 isoform X1, whose protein sequence is MEPRIGNKFRVGRKLGSGSFGEIYLGTNVQTNEEVAIKLENVKTKHPQLLYESKLYRILQGGTGIPNVKWFGVEGDYNVLVMDLLGPSLEDLFSFCNRKLSLKTVLMLADQMINRVEFVHSKSFLHRDIKPDNFLMGLGKRANQVYCIDFGLAKKYRDTSTHQHIPYRENKNLTGTARYASVNTHLGIEQSRRDDMESLGYVLMYFLRGSLPWQGLKAGNKKQKYEKISERKIATSTEALCRGYPTEFASYFHYCRSLRFEDTPDYQYLKRLFRDLFIREGFQFDYVFDWTILKYQQSQMTSAPPRAMAAAAGQSSGMAPMANRQSATEEGRRSGWSDMDGMRRQVPPPAINAGSLAKQKSPIRHDQSTSKDAMFSSSTLLGRSSGSSRRPAVSSSREPSTDAEQTRSRTTDASPGAFQRSSAPRWSPQVGDSSDTRGRSSSGRHQSSSAKNYESTVRGIQGLNFDGDDTRNHY, encoded by the exons ATGGAGCCGCGCATCGGCAACAAGTTCCGCGTCGGCCGCAAGCTGGGGAGCGGCTCCTTCGGGGAGATCTACCTCG GCACCAACGTGCAGACCAACGAGGAGGTCGCGATCAAGCTC GAAAATGTCAAGACAAAGCATCCGCAGCTGCTGTATGAGTCAAAGCTGTACAGAATACTTCAAGGAGGAA CTGGAATCCCAAACGTCAAGTGGTTTGGTGTGGAGGGTGATTACAATGTTTTGGTGATGGACTTGCTGGGCCCAAGCCTCGAGGATCTCTTCAGTTTTTGCAACAGGAAGCTGTCTCTAAAAACTGTTTTGATGCTTGCTGATCAAATG ATCAACCGTGTTGAATTCGTCCATTCCAAGTCTTTCTTGCATAGAGATATCAAGCCGGACAATTTTCTCATGGGTCTTGGGAAAAGGGCAAATCAG GTTTATTGTATAGATTTTGGGCTTGCAAAGAAGTATAGGGATACATCGACACACCAGCACATTCCATATAG AGAGAACAAGAACTTGACAGGAACAGCAAGATATGCGAGTGTAAACACTCATCTTGGAATTG AACAAAGCAGGAGGGATGACATGGAATCTCTTGGATATGTGCTGATGTACTTCTTAAGAGGAAG TCTTCCATGGCAGGGTCTGAAAGCTGGGAACAAGAAACAGAAGTATGAGAAAATCAGCGAAAGGAAAATTGCCACTTCAACTGAG GCCCTCTGTCGTGGATATCCTACTGAATTTGCATCTTATTTCCATTACTGCCGCTCACTGCGCTTTGAAGATACGCCAGATTATCAGTATCTCAAGAgattgttcagagacctttttATTCGAGAGG GGTTTCAATTTGATTATGTTTTTGATTGGACGATTCTCAAGTATCAACAGTCACAAATGACCAGTGCTCCACCGCGCGCCATG GCCGCGGCAGCAGGACAAAGCTCTGGGATGGCTCCCATGGCAAATAGACAGTCAG CCACTGAAGAAGGGAGGAGGAGCGGGTGGTCAGATATGGATGGCATGCGGCGCCAGGTTCCACCTCCAGCTATAAATGCAGGCAGCCTGGCCAAACAGAAGTCGCCAATCAGACATGACCAATCCACCTCAAAAGATGCTATG TTCTCCAGTTCGACTTTGCTGGGACGGTCAAGCGGATCCTCAAGGCGACCTGCTGTCTCTAGCAGCCGGGAGCCGAGCACGGACGCGGAGCAGACGCGCAGCCGCACGACTGACGCGAGCCCAGGGGCGTTCCAGCGGTCGTCCGCCCCGCGGTGGAGCCCGCAGGTTGGCGACTCGTCGGACACGAGGGGCCGGTCGTCCTCGGGCAGGCACCAGTCGTCGAGCGCCAAGAACTACGAGTCCACGGTGCGGGGCATCCAGGGCCTCAACTTCGACGGCGACGACACCAGGAACCACTACTAG
- the LOC125532473 gene encoding casein kinase 1-like protein 2 isoform X2: protein MEPRIGNKFRVGRKLGSGSFGEIYLGTNVQTNEEVAIKLENVKTKHPQLLYESKLYRILQGGTGIPNVKWFGVEGDYNVLVMDLLGPSLEDLFSFCNRKLSLKTVLMLADQMINRVEFVHSKSFLHRDIKPDNFLMGLGKRANQVYCIDFGLAKKYRDTSTHQHIPYRENKNLTGTARYASVNTHLGIEQSRRDDMESLGYVLMYFLRGSLPWQGLKAGNKKQKYEKISERKIATSTEALCRGYPTEFASYFHYCRSLRFEDTPDYQYLKRLFRDLFIREGFQFDYVFDWTILKYQQSQMTSAPPRAMAAAAGQSSGMAPMANRQSATEEGRRSGWSDMDGMRRQVPPPAINAGSLAKQKSPIRHDQSTSKDAMFDFAGTVKRILKATCCL, encoded by the exons ATGGAGCCGCGCATCGGCAACAAGTTCCGCGTCGGCCGCAAGCTGGGGAGCGGCTCCTTCGGGGAGATCTACCTCG GCACCAACGTGCAGACCAACGAGGAGGTCGCGATCAAGCTC GAAAATGTCAAGACAAAGCATCCGCAGCTGCTGTATGAGTCAAAGCTGTACAGAATACTTCAAGGAGGAA CTGGAATCCCAAACGTCAAGTGGTTTGGTGTGGAGGGTGATTACAATGTTTTGGTGATGGACTTGCTGGGCCCAAGCCTCGAGGATCTCTTCAGTTTTTGCAACAGGAAGCTGTCTCTAAAAACTGTTTTGATGCTTGCTGATCAAATG ATCAACCGTGTTGAATTCGTCCATTCCAAGTCTTTCTTGCATAGAGATATCAAGCCGGACAATTTTCTCATGGGTCTTGGGAAAAGGGCAAATCAG GTTTATTGTATAGATTTTGGGCTTGCAAAGAAGTATAGGGATACATCGACACACCAGCACATTCCATATAG AGAGAACAAGAACTTGACAGGAACAGCAAGATATGCGAGTGTAAACACTCATCTTGGAATTG AACAAAGCAGGAGGGATGACATGGAATCTCTTGGATATGTGCTGATGTACTTCTTAAGAGGAAG TCTTCCATGGCAGGGTCTGAAAGCTGGGAACAAGAAACAGAAGTATGAGAAAATCAGCGAAAGGAAAATTGCCACTTCAACTGAG GCCCTCTGTCGTGGATATCCTACTGAATTTGCATCTTATTTCCATTACTGCCGCTCACTGCGCTTTGAAGATACGCCAGATTATCAGTATCTCAAGAgattgttcagagacctttttATTCGAGAGG GGTTTCAATTTGATTATGTTTTTGATTGGACGATTCTCAAGTATCAACAGTCACAAATGACCAGTGCTCCACCGCGCGCCATG GCCGCGGCAGCAGGACAAAGCTCTGGGATGGCTCCCATGGCAAATAGACAGTCAG CCACTGAAGAAGGGAGGAGGAGCGGGTGGTCAGATATGGATGGCATGCGGCGCCAGGTTCCACCTCCAGCTATAAATGCAGGCAGCCTGGCCAAACAGAAGTCGCCAATCAGACATGACCAATCCACCTCAAAAGATGCTATG TTCGACTTTGCTGGGACGGTCAAGCGGATCCTCAAGGCGACCTGCTGTCTCTAG